The sequence below is a genomic window from Lolium perenne isolate Kyuss_39 chromosome 4, Kyuss_2.0, whole genome shotgun sequence.
GGTGCAATTTTCATTCTCCTCTCCACCTCATATGCTACTTTCTACTAACTGATATATTTGATATATTTACATGGAGTACTACTACTAAGCAAACAATGAATGCTCGATTTGATTTCATCTGTACATGTGTAGCTCTATCCATCTAAATGGGTTTTTGAGAGGTCAACCTGGCAGAGCTGAAGTTTTTGATATCCAAGGTGTCATCGCGTATGGGTTTATAGCAGCGCCTTCATTGGAATCAAGGCAGAACAACATTGACAGGACTATTAAAGATCCAACTAAACGTGACCGGGGTGGGCTCCTTCCGCACCCGGTCGTGGGCCTTCTCCTCCATTCTCCGGATTTTCTCCGGCAGACCGGAGACATAGTCCCGCGCGCGCCTCCCCTCGCTGGACAGCCCAGCCGCGAGCTCCTCCACCCGCCACTGCCGGATCAGGTGCTCCAGGATGCCGCGGTAGTCGGACGTCGTGTACACCCCGGCCTGctgcgcggcggcggcgtagTGCGCGAAGAGATCGGTGTCGCGGCCGTCTTCCATGAGCGCGGCCGGCATGGTGATCCGGCGCCGCATCATGTACGCCATGGCGCGCACGGTGGCGTCCGGGTCGAGCTCGAAGAGCTTGGCCACGACGCGGGTGTATGCGGCCTCGTGTCGCTTCTCGTCCGCGGCGATGGCGCCGCAGATGCGGGCCAGCGACGCGTCGCCGTGCGCACCCACCTGGCGTGCCATGTTGCCGTGGGAGATGGAGGTGGCGCGCTCCTGGAAGGCGACGTAGACGAACCCGTGGTAGGAGGACGCCGGAgcgtgcatggccatgccggagGCGATGAGGCGGTGCACGGTGCGCTCCACCTGCCGCATGTCGAGGCGGCCGGAGAGCGACATGTACCGGCTCAGCACGTCGCCGTGGCGGTTTTCCTCGGCGGACCAGCCGCGGATCCACCGCGCCCAGGCGGTACCGTCGGCGCCCGTGGCGTCGCGGGTGGCCTCGAAGCGGTTCGACATGCTCTGGTACGTGGGGAGCGCCTCCTCGGTGACCATGTTGCCCACCAGGCACACCAGCTGAGCGTCAGGCACGCCCTCCGCTCTCGCGCGGAGAtcgaggcacgcctggtggaagCCATCCGCGCCCAACGCCGCCGCGTCCGGGAGCAGGTCCGACGGCTGCCACGCCTCGTCCGCCGGCTTCAGCAGCGGCAGCATGTGCGCCTCGGCCCACGGCTCCAGATGCGCGAGCACCTCGAACCTCTCCGGCGTCAGATACCTCCtccattcctcctcctcctcccgccgcccGGCCACCATTGATCTACTATTCACCGCGCTCCGACACCTCCTGGTGCTCATCGCATCTGCTGGTGCCTTGCTGCAGTAGTTGCGGCTGCTTGCTGGTTTGCATGACGACGGGCATCCGAACCTAGCTAACATCGTTGCTGCTTCGATCTGCTGCCGTGTTCGTATCAGATCAGATGAAGCAAATCGATCTACGCAGCATCACATATGTATAGACGATTAAACGTACATAGCCGAGCGTGGTTGGCAACTACAGTATTCATTGCACTACATGTCACATGTGCTACTTAATATGTCCATATTTCCAACGCACAAACCTGACTTTTCAAACACATATGTCAGTGGATTGTGTAGAATTATCAACTACTATGTATGGACACATTTTCATGAGAAATTTGGAACTCGTGTTTTCATGAAAAAGTAGTACTATCTCTATCTATAAAATGATGTCataaatttatctaaatttagatgtatctagacattctttagtgtatagatacatctaaatttagataaatcccCGTCATCCTTTTATGAAGGGAGGAAGTACATGAGTGCTCATGTTTTGTGACATGCTAATTATGAGGTGTAAAATCGCGGGGATCCTACGACATTGCAAGCGTACCCGAGAGAGCACGTAATTTATTTTGTCGTGGGAGTGTTAGACACTACGTGGGACTCGATTTACCTAAGTTTGGCTCCGCTTGTGCGACCAAAAACCctactt
It includes:
- the LOC127321808 gene encoding acyl-[acyl-carrier-protein] desaturase 7, chloroplastic-like: MLARFGCPSSCKPASSRNYCSKAPADAMSTRRCRSAVNSRSMVAGRREEEEEWRRYLTPERFEVLAHLEPWAEAHMLPLLKPADEAWQPSDLLPDAAALGADGFHQACLDLRARAEGVPDAQLVCLVGNMVTEEALPTYQSMSNRFEATRDATGADGTAWARWIRGWSAEENRHGDVLSRYMSLSGRLDMRQVERTVHRLIASGMAMHAPASSYHGFVYVAFQERATSISHGNMARQVGAHGDASLARICGAIAADEKRHEAAYTRVVAKLFELDPDATVRAMAYMMRRRITMPAALMEDGRDTDLFAHYAAAAQQAGVYTTSDYRGILEHLIRQWRVEELAAGLSSEGRRARDYVSGLPEKIRRMEEKAHDRVRKEPTPVTFSWIFNSPVNVVLP